GCCCTCGGCGGCGCCATGGCGCATGCCGCGGATCGTGCCGGCATCCAGTGGCGCACGCTCAATGCGTCCAAGGGCCCGGCCGTGCGCGCCACCCGCTGCCAGGCCGACCGCAACCTGTACCGCATGGCCATCCGCGGCATGGTCGAGGCCCAGCCGAACCTCACCGTGTTCCAGGCCGCGGTGGACGACCTGGTCATTGAAGGCGACGCGGTGCGCGGTGTGATCACCCAGACTGGGCTGCAGTTCAACGCACCGGCGGTGGTGCTGACCGCCGGCACCTTCCTGGCCGGCAAGATCCATGTCGGCCAGACCCAGTACGCCGCCGGCCGCATGGGCGACCCGCCGGCCACCACGTTGGCTGCACGCCTGCGCGAGCGCCCGTTCGCGATCGACCGGCTCAAGACCGGCACGCCCCCGCGCATCGATGGCCGCTCGCTGGACTACAGCGTGATGGAGGAGCAGCCCGGCGACGATCCGCGCCCGGTGATGTCGTTCCTGGGCAGCGTGGACGAGCACCCGCAGCAGGTGAGCTGCTGGATCACCCACACCAGCGAGCACACCCACGAGATCATCCGCAGCGCGCTGCACCGCTCGCCGCTGTACAGCGGGCAGATCGAAGGCATCGGCCCGCGCTACTGCCCGTCGATCGAAGACAAGGTGGTGCGCTTTGCCGAAAAGACCAGCCACCAGATCTTCGTCGAACCCGAAGGGTTGGACGTGGTGGAGATCTACCCCAACGGCATTTCCACCTCGCTGCCGTTCGATGTGCAACTGGCACTGGTGCGCAGCATCCGCGGTTTCGAGAACGCGCACATCACCCGCCCGGGTTACGCCATCGAATACGACTTCTTCGATCCGCGCGGACTGAACAACACGCTGGAAACCAAGGCGGTGTCGGGGCTGTTCTTCGCCGGCCAGATCAACGGCACCACCGGCTATGAAGAAGCCGCCGCGCAGGGCCTGCTGGCCGGCTTGAACGCCGCGCGCCACGTGCGCGACGAAGCGGGCTGGTGCCCGCGCCGCGACGAGGCCTACCTGGGCGTGCTGGTCGATGACCTGATCACCCACGGCACCACCGAGCCGTACCGCATGTTCACCAGCCGCGCCGAGTACCG
This portion of the Stenotrophomonas aracearum genome encodes:
- the mnmG gene encoding tRNA uridine-5-carboxymethylaminomethyl(34) synthesis enzyme MnmG, with product MTDSFYGYDVIVIGGGHAGTEAALAAARSGVRTLLLTHNVETIGAMSCNPAIGGIGKGHLVKEIDALGGAMAHAADRAGIQWRTLNASKGPAVRATRCQADRNLYRMAIRGMVEAQPNLTVFQAAVDDLVIEGDAVRGVITQTGLQFNAPAVVLTAGTFLAGKIHVGQTQYAAGRMGDPPATTLAARLRERPFAIDRLKTGTPPRIDGRSLDYSVMEEQPGDDPRPVMSFLGSVDEHPQQVSCWITHTSEHTHEIIRSALHRSPLYSGQIEGIGPRYCPSIEDKVVRFAEKTSHQIFVEPEGLDVVEIYPNGISTSLPFDVQLALVRSIRGFENAHITRPGYAIEYDFFDPRGLNNTLETKAVSGLFFAGQINGTTGYEEAAAQGLLAGLNAARHVRDEAGWCPRRDEAYLGVLVDDLITHGTTEPYRMFTSRAEYRLQLREDNADVRLTGIGRGLGVVDDRRWAAFQAKQEAVAQESARLRALWATPANALGREVEATLGVAVSRETNVLDLIKRPELDYAKLMQVPSLGPGVDDAKVAEQVEIGVKYAGYLDRQREEIERQQRHENTAIDAGFDYAGVRGLSAEVQQKLERVRPQTIGQAQRIPGMTPAAISLLLVHLERARRSRVA